Proteins encoded within one genomic window of Cellulomonas xiejunii:
- a CDS encoding succinate dehydrogenase hydrophobic membrane anchor subunit, which yields MSTIADPKAPRASRPGPSRRTTRGNFELYGWVFMRASGVVLIVLVFGHLFVNLIQGEGISAIDFGFVAGKWASPFWQVWDLLMLWLAMLHGTNGVRTIINDYAEKDATRLVLKLALYVATVVVIVLGTLVIFTFDPCPPNSPTSLLPSFCTA from the coding sequence ATGAGCACCATCGCCGATCCCAAGGCCCCGCGCGCCTCGCGCCCCGGCCCGTCGCGGCGCACCACGCGCGGCAACTTCGAGCTGTACGGCTGGGTGTTCATGCGCGCGTCGGGTGTCGTCCTGATCGTGCTGGTCTTCGGTCACCTGTTCGTCAACCTGATCCAGGGCGAGGGCATCAGCGCCATCGACTTCGGCTTCGTCGCGGGCAAGTGGGCCTCGCCGTTCTGGCAGGTCTGGGACCTGCTCATGCTGTGGCTCGCCATGCTGCACGGCACCAACGGCGTGCGCACGATCATCAACGACTACGCCGAGAAGGACGCCACGCGTCTGGTGCTCAAGCTCGCCCTGTACGTCGCGACCGTCGTGGTCATCGTGCTGGGCACGCTGGTGATCTTCACGTTCGACCCGTGCCCCCCGAACAGCCCGACGAGCCTCCTGCCGTCGTTCTGCACGGCCTGA
- the sdhC gene encoding succinate dehydrogenase, cytochrome b556 subunit, whose amino-acid sequence MSSAPTAPSRPAGTLYRGREGMWSWVAHRITGFAIFFFLLVHVLDTALVRVSPEAYNDVIGTYKNPIMGLGEAGLVLAIVFHAFNGIRLILVDFWAKGPKYQRQMLWVVVALVAVTMAGFLPRHLMNVFGGH is encoded by the coding sequence GTGTCCTCAGCGCCCACCGCGCCATCGCGGCCGGCCGGAACGCTCTACCGCGGGCGTGAAGGCATGTGGTCCTGGGTCGCGCACCGCATCACCGGTTTCGCGATCTTCTTCTTCCTGCTCGTGCACGTCCTGGACACCGCGCTCGTGCGCGTGTCGCCCGAGGCCTACAACGACGTCATCGGGACGTACAAGAACCCGATCATGGGCCTCGGTGAGGCCGGCCTCGTCCTGGCGATCGTGTTCCACGCCTTCAACGGCATCCGGCTGATCCTGGTCGACTTCTGGGCCAAGGGCCCGAAGTACCAGCGCCAGATGCTGTGGGTCGTCGTCGCCCTGGTCGCCGTGACGATGGCGGGCTTCCTGCCGCGTCACCTCATGAACGTCTTCGGGGGCCACTGA
- a CDS encoding mannose-1-phosphate guanylyltransferase produces MPDAPIADFHAVVPAGGAGTRLWPLSRSGYPKFLLDLTGAGRTLLQGTVDRLLPLTGPGNVLVVTGARHADAVVQQLPDLGAANVLAEPSPRDSMAAIGLAAAVLVERHGPDVILGSFAADHVITDLDAFGATIREAVAAARTGAVVTVGIRATEPSTAFGYVRGGAPLGAPGAPHALRAVGFTEKPDAPTAAQYLATGEYSWNAGMFVVRAVVLLEHLAAQLPALHDGLRRIAAAWDTPDRDARLADTWPGLTKIAIDHAIAEPVAAAGGVAVVPGTFGWDDIGDFASLGTLLGDEEGGAATLGEADLVLRIDSDGALVTTGGRTVSVVGVPDAVVVDTPDALLVTTRAHAQQVKEAVDAWRERGRDDLL; encoded by the coding sequence ATGCCGGACGCGCCGATCGCCGATTTCCATGCCGTCGTCCCCGCAGGCGGTGCCGGGACCCGACTGTGGCCGCTGTCGCGGTCCGGGTACCCCAAGTTCCTCCTCGACCTCACGGGCGCGGGGCGGACCCTGCTGCAGGGCACGGTCGACCGGCTGCTGCCGCTGACCGGGCCCGGGAACGTGCTCGTGGTGACAGGGGCGCGGCACGCGGACGCGGTCGTGCAGCAGCTGCCCGACCTCGGCGCCGCGAACGTGCTGGCCGAGCCGAGCCCGCGGGACTCGATGGCCGCGATCGGCCTGGCGGCGGCCGTGCTCGTCGAGCGGCACGGCCCGGACGTCATCCTCGGCTCGTTCGCCGCCGACCACGTCATCACCGACCTCGACGCGTTCGGGGCGACGATCCGCGAGGCGGTCGCCGCAGCGCGCACGGGCGCGGTCGTCACCGTCGGCATCCGCGCGACCGAGCCGTCGACCGCGTTCGGCTACGTGCGTGGCGGTGCCCCGCTCGGGGCGCCCGGCGCACCGCACGCGCTGCGCGCCGTCGGCTTCACGGAGAAGCCCGACGCCCCGACTGCCGCGCAGTACCTGGCCACGGGGGAGTACAGCTGGAACGCGGGCATGTTCGTCGTGCGGGCTGTCGTGCTCCTCGAGCACCTGGCGGCACAGCTGCCCGCGCTGCACGACGGCCTGCGGCGCATCGCGGCGGCGTGGGACACGCCGGACCGGGACGCGCGCCTGGCGGACACGTGGCCCGGGCTGACCAAGATCGCGATCGACCACGCGATCGCCGAGCCCGTCGCCGCCGCGGGCGGCGTCGCGGTCGTGCCCGGGACGTTCGGCTGGGACGACATCGGTGACTTCGCGTCGCTCGGCACGCTGCTCGGCGACGAGGAGGGCGGTGCCGCGACGCTGGGGGAGGCGGACCTCGTCCTGCGCATCGACTCCGACGGCGCCCTCGTGACGACCGGGGGTCGCACCGTCAGCGTCGTCGGCGTGCCCGACGCGGTCGTGGTCGACACGCCCGACGCGCTGCTCGTCACGACACGCGCGCACGCGCAGCAGGTCAAGGAGGCGGTCGACGCCTGGCGCGAGCGCGGGCGCGACGACCTGCTGTGA
- a CDS encoding amidohydrolase produces MPAPAADQQSVPVSAQDVLPLRTLAPEPANPVARKLAATLDELRAELVTFRRDLHAHPELARTEERTTRVVAERLRAAGLTPHLLTGSGLWCDIGPTVASSGVRRIALRADLDGLPLPDTCGLPWASTHRGVVHACGHDVHTTVVLGAGLALARLAAEGLLEVGVRLVFQPAEEVQPGGSIDVINEGGLDGVGEIFSVHCDPKLDVGLVGTRIGPITSASDEVTVTLTGGGGHTSRPHLTGDVVFALGQVITQVPAVLGRRLDPRSGVNLTWGAVHAGSVHNAIPATGAVMGTLRCLDVRAWERASAVFEQAVTDVVHPLGVEVEVKHQRGVPPVENRAESTAVLEDAARDVLGPDAVRLTEQSLGGEDFAWYLTKVPGALARLGTRTPGGHTYDIHQGDLRVDERAIEAGALLLARSAYLAGRRSRP; encoded by the coding sequence ATGCCTGCCCCCGCCGCCGACCAGCAGTCCGTGCCCGTGAGCGCGCAGGACGTGCTGCCGCTGCGCACGCTCGCGCCGGAGCCCGCCAACCCGGTGGCACGAAAGCTCGCCGCGACGCTCGACGAGCTCCGCGCGGAGCTGGTGACGTTCCGCCGCGACCTGCACGCGCACCCCGAGCTGGCGCGCACGGAGGAGCGCACGACGCGGGTCGTCGCGGAGCGCCTGCGCGCGGCGGGCCTGACGCCGCACCTGCTGACCGGCTCCGGGCTGTGGTGCGACATCGGCCCGACGGTCGCCTCGTCGGGCGTGCGTCGTATCGCGCTGCGGGCCGACCTCGACGGGCTGCCACTGCCGGACACGTGCGGGCTGCCGTGGGCGTCGACGCACCGTGGCGTCGTGCACGCCTGCGGCCACGACGTGCACACGACCGTCGTGCTCGGCGCGGGTCTCGCGCTGGCCAGGCTGGCGGCCGAGGGCCTGCTGGAGGTCGGGGTGCGGCTGGTGTTCCAGCCGGCGGAGGAGGTGCAGCCGGGCGGCTCCATCGACGTGATCAACGAGGGCGGCCTGGACGGTGTCGGCGAGATCTTCTCGGTGCACTGCGACCCGAAGCTCGACGTCGGCCTGGTCGGCACCCGCATCGGGCCCATCACGTCGGCCTCGGACGAGGTGACGGTGACCCTCACGGGTGGTGGCGGCCACACGTCGCGACCGCACCTGACGGGTGACGTGGTGTTCGCGCTCGGCCAGGTGATCACGCAGGTCCCGGCGGTCCTGGGACGTCGGCTGGACCCCCGGTCCGGCGTGAACCTGACGTGGGGCGCCGTGCATGCGGGCAGCGTCCACAACGCGATCCCGGCGACGGGTGCGGTGATGGGCACGCTGCGGTGCCTGGACGTGCGGGCGTGGGAGCGCGCGTCGGCGGTCTTCGAGCAGGCCGTCACCGACGTCGTGCACCCGCTGGGCGTCGAGGTCGAGGTGAAGCACCAGCGGGGTGTGCCCCCCGTGGAGAACCGGGCAGAGAGCACGGCCGTCCTGGAGGACGCGGCCCGCGACGTGCTGGGTCCGGACGCGGTGCGGCTCACCGAGCAGTCGCTCGGCGGGGAGGACTTCGCGTGGTACCTGACCAAGGTGCCGGGCGCTCTGGCGCGGCTGGGGACGCGCACCCCCGGGGGCCACACGTACGACATCCACCAGGGCGATCTGCGCGTCGACGAGCGCGCGATCGAGGCCGGCGCCCTGCTGCTCGCCCGGTCCGCGTACCTGGCAGGGCGACGGTCGCGGCCCTGA
- a CDS encoding BMP family lipoprotein: MKKTIRVAALGGALALTLAACGSAPDETPDASGSAAPAASDFRACMVSDQGGWDDKSFNQSGFEGLERAGDELGVDVNAVESTADADYAPNIDSLVQDGCNYIIGVGFLLEPAIQAAAEANPDIEFGLIDSSFSDDDFNTIVLDNAKPLLFNTAEAAFLAGYVAGATTETGTVATFGGLPIPSVQIFMDGFADGIAQWNEDSGESVQLLGWDKATQEGQFSGDFETQANGQSITQGFLDQGADIIMPVAGPVGLGAAAAIEAAGGTAKLIWVDSDGYESTEYGSIILTSVMKEIGQAVYDSISQAADGEFTNEPYVGTLENEGVGIAPFHDFEDAVPADVQTRIDELREQIISGELVVESPNAP, from the coding sequence GTGAAGAAGACCATCCGAGTGGCCGCGCTGGGCGGGGCGCTCGCGCTCACGCTCGCGGCATGTGGTAGTGCCCCCGACGAGACGCCGGACGCCTCCGGGTCCGCGGCCCCCGCGGCCTCCGACTTCCGTGCGTGCATGGTGTCCGACCAGGGCGGTTGGGACGACAAGTCCTTCAACCAGTCCGGGTTCGAGGGCCTCGAGCGTGCCGGTGACGAGCTGGGCGTCGACGTGAACGCCGTGGAGTCGACGGCAGACGCCGACTACGCCCCCAACATCGACTCGCTCGTGCAGGACGGCTGCAACTACATCATCGGCGTCGGCTTCCTGCTCGAGCCGGCGATCCAGGCGGCCGCCGAGGCCAACCCGGACATCGAGTTCGGCCTCATCGACTCGTCGTTCTCGGACGACGACTTCAACACGATCGTGCTGGACAACGCCAAGCCGCTGCTGTTCAACACGGCAGAGGCCGCGTTCCTCGCGGGGTACGTCGCCGGTGCGACGACCGAGACCGGCACCGTCGCCACGTTCGGCGGCCTGCCGATCCCGTCGGTCCAGATCTTCATGGACGGCTTCGCGGACGGCATCGCGCAGTGGAACGAGGACTCGGGCGAGTCCGTCCAGCTGCTCGGCTGGGACAAGGCGACGCAGGAGGGCCAGTTCTCCGGCGACTTCGAGACCCAGGCCAACGGCCAGAGCATCACGCAGGGCTTCCTCGACCAGGGCGCGGACATCATCATGCCCGTCGCCGGTCCGGTCGGCCTGGGTGCCGCCGCAGCGATCGAGGCCGCCGGTGGCACGGCCAAGCTCATCTGGGTCGACTCGGACGGCTACGAGTCCACCGAGTACGGCTCGATCATCCTCACGTCCGTCATGAAGGAGATCGGCCAGGCCGTCTACGACTCGATCAGCCAGGCCGCTGACGGCGAGTTCACCAACGAGCCGTACGTCGGCACGCTGGAGAACGAGGGCGTCGGCATCGCGCCGTTCCACGACTTCGAGGACGCGGTCCCCGCGGACGTCCAGACCCGCATCGACGAGCTGCGCGAGCAGATCATCTCGGGCGAGCTGGTCGTCGAGTCCCCGAACGCCCCCTGA
- a CDS encoding ABC transporter ATP-binding protein, giving the protein MRLELRGITKRFGSFTANDAIDLVVEPGQIHALLGENGAGKSTLMNVLYGLYRPDEGQILLDGEPVTFAGPADAMAAGIGMVHQHFMLVPVFTVAENVALGHEPTARAGLIDPARARDQVREVAARFGFHVDPDAMVEDLPVGVQQRVEIIKALSRDARILILDEPTAVLTPQETDELIEIMRQLRAAGTSILFITHKLREVRAVADRITVIRRGRVVGSADPSAPESELASLMVGRAVSLGVEKAPATPGDVVLRVDGLTVLNPAGTPVVDRVHLEVAAGEIVAVAGVQGNGQTELAHAVLGLVEPTAGSVLLDGTDLTGTSVRDRLRAGLGFVPEDRSTDGVIADFSIQENLVLDVVDQAPYSRAGAIDRQALRSNAEKRVAEFDVRTGSVDATAGTLSGGNQQKVVLAREMSRPLRLLVASQPTRGLDVGSIEFVHQRIVAERDRGTAVVIVSTELDEVAALADRVAVMYRGRVVGVVPGDTDRDVLGLMMAGVPLEEATQQASQHHTLLGAADLDAPAAYAPVDAPVDAPVDAPVDAPVDAPVDDATTSEEETR; this is encoded by the coding sequence ATGAGGCTCGAGCTGCGGGGCATCACCAAGAGGTTCGGGTCGTTCACCGCGAACGACGCGATCGACCTCGTGGTGGAACCCGGCCAGATCCACGCACTGCTGGGCGAGAACGGCGCCGGCAAGAGCACGCTGATGAACGTGCTCTACGGCCTGTACCGCCCCGACGAGGGACAGATCCTGCTCGACGGCGAGCCGGTGACCTTCGCAGGACCGGCCGACGCCATGGCCGCCGGCATCGGGATGGTCCACCAGCACTTCATGCTGGTCCCGGTCTTCACGGTCGCGGAGAACGTCGCGCTCGGTCACGAGCCGACGGCCCGAGCCGGCCTCATCGACCCCGCGCGCGCTCGCGACCAGGTGAGGGAGGTGGCCGCGCGGTTCGGCTTCCACGTCGACCCCGACGCGATGGTCGAGGACCTGCCCGTCGGCGTCCAGCAGCGGGTCGAGATCATCAAGGCGCTCTCGCGCGACGCCCGCATCCTCATCCTCGACGAGCCCACCGCTGTGCTCACCCCGCAGGAGACCGACGAGCTCATCGAGATCATGCGGCAGCTGCGGGCGGCCGGCACCTCGATCCTCTTCATCACCCACAAGCTCCGTGAGGTCCGCGCCGTCGCCGACCGCATCACGGTCATCCGTCGCGGACGCGTGGTCGGCAGCGCCGACCCGTCCGCCCCGGAGTCCGAGCTCGCGTCGCTCATGGTCGGGCGCGCCGTGTCCCTCGGTGTCGAGAAGGCACCCGCCACGCCGGGCGACGTCGTCCTGCGCGTCGACGGGCTCACCGTTCTGAACCCTGCCGGCACCCCCGTGGTCGACCGCGTCCACCTCGAGGTGGCGGCCGGCGAGATCGTCGCGGTGGCCGGCGTGCAGGGCAACGGGCAGACCGAGCTCGCGCACGCCGTGCTGGGGCTCGTCGAGCCCACGGCCGGCTCGGTGCTCCTCGACGGTACGGACCTCACCGGCACGTCGGTGCGCGACCGGCTGCGCGCCGGGCTGGGGTTCGTCCCCGAGGACCGCAGCACCGACGGCGTCATCGCGGACTTCTCGATCCAGGAGAACCTCGTCCTCGACGTGGTCGACCAGGCCCCGTACTCGCGGGCCGGTGCGATCGACCGGCAGGCCCTGCGCTCGAACGCCGAGAAGCGGGTCGCCGAGTTCGACGTCCGCACCGGCTCCGTCGATGCGACGGCGGGCACCCTGTCCGGCGGCAACCAGCAGAAGGTCGTGCTGGCGCGGGAGATGTCCCGCCCGCTGCGCCTGCTGGTGGCCTCGCAGCCGACCCGCGGGCTCGACGTCGGCTCGATCGAGTTCGTCCACCAGCGGATCGTGGCCGAGCGTGACCGCGGCACGGCCGTCGTGATCGTCTCGACCGAGCTCGACGAGGTGGCGGCGCTCGCCGACCGCGTCGCGGTGATGTACCGCGGCCGCGTGGTCGGCGTGGTCCCCGGTGACACCGACCGCGACGTGCTCGGCCTGATGATGGCCGGCGTTCCGCTCGAGGAGGCGACCCAGCAGGCGTCGCAGCACCACACGCTGCTCGGCGCCGCGGACCTCGACGCTCCCGCCGCGTACGCACCGGTCGACGCACCGGTCGACGCACCGGTCGACGCACCGGTCGACGCACCGGTCGACGCACCGGTCGACGACGCCACCACCTCCGAGGAGGAGACCCGATGA
- a CDS encoding ABC transporter permease, whose amino-acid sequence MSETGTPPAAVPAPEETRRPAGTDLLRDVLSGSWLMTVCAIVLALVIGGVLIAGADPDVQRAAGYLFARPSDFFVAVWQSVSSAYVALFQGAVFDWTAATPQRALRPITETLTISVPLILAGLGVGIGFRSGLFNIGAQGQITLGAVFASWIGFTLDLPVGAHLVVALVGGIVGGALWAAIAGVLKARTGAHEVIVTIMLNNIAIFGVLYLLTTATFRSATPQVARAVADTAMLPQLLGAPFRLHLGFPLALLAAVGVWWLMERSTLGFRFRAVGSNPHAARTAGMSVPWVTVWVMVVAGALAGLAGSMQLLGTERTLTAAIAGSIGFDAITVALLGRSKPLGTVLAGILFGAFAAGGRLMQTRTGTPIDIVLVLQSLIVLFIAAPPLVRAVFRLPAPGSRRSTSEAVA is encoded by the coding sequence ATGAGTGAGACCGGGACGCCCCCCGCGGCCGTACCCGCGCCGGAGGAGACCCGCCGTCCGGCGGGCACCGACCTCCTGCGGGACGTGCTGTCCGGGTCGTGGCTCATGACCGTGTGCGCGATCGTCCTGGCGCTCGTGATCGGCGGCGTGCTCATCGCCGGCGCGGATCCCGACGTCCAGCGTGCCGCGGGCTACCTGTTCGCGCGCCCGTCGGACTTCTTCGTCGCCGTGTGGCAGAGCGTGTCCTCCGCCTACGTCGCCCTGTTCCAGGGGGCGGTGTTCGACTGGACGGCGGCCACGCCGCAGCGCGCGCTCCGCCCGATCACCGAGACGCTGACCATCTCCGTGCCGCTGATCCTCGCCGGTCTCGGGGTGGGCATCGGCTTCCGCTCCGGGCTCTTCAACATCGGTGCGCAGGGCCAGATCACGCTGGGTGCCGTCTTCGCGTCCTGGATCGGGTTCACGCTCGACCTGCCGGTCGGTGCGCACCTCGTGGTCGCACTCGTCGGCGGGATCGTCGGCGGTGCCCTGTGGGCCGCGATCGCGGGTGTGCTGAAGGCGCGCACCGGCGCGCACGAGGTGATCGTCACGATCATGCTCAACAACATCGCCATCTTCGGGGTCCTGTACCTCCTGACGACGGCGACGTTCCGCTCGGCGACGCCGCAGGTCGCGCGCGCCGTCGCGGACACCGCGATGCTCCCGCAGCTGCTGGGAGCGCCGTTCCGGCTGCACCTCGGCTTCCCGCTGGCGCTGCTGGCGGCGGTCGGCGTGTGGTGGCTCATGGAGCGCTCGACGCTCGGGTTCCGGTTCCGGGCCGTGGGCTCCAACCCGCACGCCGCACGGACTGCCGGCATGTCGGTGCCGTGGGTCACCGTGTGGGTGATGGTCGTCGCGGGTGCCCTCGCAGGGCTCGCGGGCAGCATGCAGCTGCTCGGCACGGAGCGCACGCTCACGGCGGCCATCGCGGGCAGCATCGGGTTCGACGCCATCACCGTGGCGCTGCTCGGCCGTTCCAAGCCCCTGGGCACCGTCCTGGCCGGCATCCTGTTCGGCGCGTTCGCCGCCGGCGGACGCCTCATGCAGACCCGCACCGGGACCCCCATCGACATCGTCCTGGTGCTGCAGTCCCTCATCGTCCTGTTCATCGCGGCGCCACCGCTCGTGCGCGCCGTGTTCCGGCTCCCCGCCCCGGGGAGCCGCCGGTCGACCTCGGAGGCCGTCGCATGA
- a CDS encoding ABC transporter permease encodes MSLAAPVSSPPAPAPDAAVAARPRYRASIAYGVVALIALVWMPLRTPDGVTRFRLSTSTDFFAIPTFDVPAAAAVWVLVLVAVGLAAYSVWATRAGRRTGMWLPVVFGVALLLAFLTFAGAGRATVIPLTSIATGTLFLATPLIFGALSGVVCERVGIVNIAIEGQLLAGAFLAAVVGSLTASAYMGLIAAPIAGALVGTLLVFFAVRYQVNQIIVGVVLNVLVVGLTSFLFSTVLSEDPSTWNARQSLPVLPIPVLSQIPVIGPILFRQTLLVYLMYVIVAALQVYLFRSRWGLRVRAVGEHPKAADTVGIDVNRTRVRNAILGSAVAGLGGAFFTVASGLAFGKEMTGGRGFIALAAMILGRWSPKGAVAAALLFGFADNLRTVLGTIGSSVPPQLLLMTPYIVTILAVAGFAGRVRAPAAEGVPYVK; translated from the coding sequence ATGAGCCTGGCAGCTCCCGTCTCCAGCCCGCCGGCACCCGCGCCGGACGCCGCCGTCGCGGCCCGCCCGCGGTACCGCGCGTCGATCGCGTACGGGGTCGTCGCCCTGATCGCGCTCGTGTGGATGCCCCTGCGCACACCGGACGGCGTCACCCGCTTCCGGCTGTCCACGAGCACCGACTTCTTCGCGATCCCGACGTTCGACGTGCCGGCCGCCGCGGCGGTCTGGGTGCTCGTGCTCGTCGCCGTGGGGCTCGCCGCGTACTCCGTGTGGGCGACCCGCGCAGGGCGCCGCACGGGCATGTGGTTGCCCGTCGTGTTCGGTGTCGCCCTGCTGCTCGCGTTCCTCACGTTCGCGGGTGCCGGCCGGGCGACGGTCATCCCGCTCACGTCGATCGCCACCGGCACCCTCTTCCTGGCCACGCCGCTGATCTTCGGCGCGCTCTCGGGCGTCGTGTGCGAGCGCGTCGGCATCGTCAACATCGCGATCGAGGGGCAGCTGCTCGCCGGCGCGTTCCTCGCCGCGGTCGTCGGCTCGCTCACGGCCAGCGCCTACATGGGCCTGATCGCGGCGCCGATCGCCGGTGCGCTCGTCGGTACCCTCCTGGTGTTCTTCGCGGTGCGTTACCAGGTCAACCAGATCATCGTCGGCGTCGTGCTCAACGTGCTCGTCGTGGGTCTGACCAGCTTCCTGTTCTCGACCGTGCTGTCCGAGGACCCGTCGACGTGGAACGCCCGGCAGTCGCTGCCGGTGCTGCCGATCCCGGTGCTGTCGCAGATCCCGGTGATCGGCCCGATCCTGTTCCGCCAGACGCTGCTGGTGTACCTCATGTACGTCATCGTCGCCGCGCTCCAGGTGTACCTGTTCCGCAGCCGCTGGGGCCTGCGCGTGCGTGCGGTGGGGGAGCACCCGAAGGCGGCCGACACGGTCGGTATCGACGTCAACCGCACGCGCGTGCGCAACGCGATCCTCGGCTCGGCGGTCGCCGGTCTCGGTGGCGCGTTCTTCACCGTGGCGTCGGGCCTGGCGTTCGGCAAGGAGATGACCGGTGGTCGCGGCTTCATCGCGCTGGCCGCGATGATCCTGGGACGGTGGAGCCCGAAGGGCGCGGTCGCCGCCGCGCTGCTGTTCGGGTTCGCCGACAACCTGCGGACCGTGCTCGGCACGATCGGCAGCTCGGTCCCACCGCAGCTCCTGCTCATGACCCCGTACATCGTCACGATCCTCGCCGTCGCCGGGTTCGCCGGTCGCGTGCGCGCGCCCGCCGCCGAGGGCGTCCCCTACGTGAAGTGA
- a CDS encoding cytidine deaminase — translation MSSTTTIPPIDWDALRDAARTVMTRAYAPYSSFPVGAAALVDDGRVVVGCNVENASYGVGLCAECALVSMLHVTGGGRLVAFTCVDGRGDVLMPCGRCRQLLYEHGGPDLLVETVSGIRPMTQVLPDAFGPHDLTERAVAQAEEQA, via the coding sequence GTGAGCAGCACGACCACCATCCCGCCGATCGACTGGGACGCCCTGCGCGACGCAGCGCGCACCGTCATGACCCGTGCGTACGCGCCGTACTCGTCGTTCCCCGTGGGTGCGGCGGCGCTCGTCGACGACGGTCGTGTCGTCGTCGGGTGCAACGTGGAGAACGCGTCCTACGGCGTGGGCCTGTGCGCGGAGTGCGCGCTCGTCTCGATGCTGCACGTGACGGGCGGCGGACGGCTCGTGGCGTTCACGTGCGTCGACGGGCGCGGCGACGTCCTGATGCCGTGCGGGCGCTGCCGGCAGCTGCTGTACGAGCACGGCGGGCCGGACCTGCTGGTCGAGACCGTCAGCGGGATCCGTCCCATGACGCAGGTGCTGCCCGACGCGTTCGGGCCGCACGACCTCACGGAGCGTGCGGTCGCACAGGCTGAGGAGCAGGCATGA
- a CDS encoding thymidine phosphorylase — MSEQFDAVDVIVAKRDGRRLTDAQIDWVLDAYTRGVVADEQMSALAMAILLNGMDRAEIARWTGAMIASGERLDFSGLSHPTADKHSTGGVGDKITLPLAPLVAVFGVAVPQLSGRGLGHTGGTLDKLESIPGWRAALSNDEMMRQLEDVGAVICAAGSGLAPADRKLYALRDVTGTVEAIPLIASSIMSKKIAEGTGSLVLDVKVGSGAFMKDVERAGELARTMVELGTDAGVRTVALLTDMSVPLGLTAGNALEVRESVEVLAGGGPQDVVELTVALAREMLDAAGRPDADPAAALADGRAMDVWRRMIAAQGGDPDAELPVAREQEQVLAEHDGVLTALDAYAVGVAAWRLGAGRARKEDPVQAGAGVEIHARPGDRVRAGQPLLTLHTDTPERFARAREALEGGVVVDAHGAAGERRPLVLDRVAAH, encoded by the coding sequence ATGAGCGAGCAGTTCGACGCGGTCGACGTCATCGTCGCGAAGCGTGACGGGCGGCGTCTGACGGACGCGCAGATCGACTGGGTGCTGGACGCGTACACGCGCGGCGTCGTCGCCGACGAGCAGATGTCCGCGCTCGCGATGGCGATCCTGCTCAACGGCATGGACCGGGCCGAGATCGCCCGCTGGACGGGCGCCATGATCGCCAGCGGCGAGCGCCTGGACTTCTCGGGGCTCTCGCACCCGACGGCCGACAAGCACTCGACGGGCGGCGTGGGGGACAAGATCACGCTGCCGCTGGCCCCGCTGGTCGCGGTCTTCGGCGTCGCGGTGCCGCAGCTGTCCGGCCGCGGGCTGGGCCACACCGGTGGCACGCTCGACAAGCTCGAGTCGATCCCCGGCTGGCGCGCGGCCCTGAGCAACGACGAGATGATGCGCCAGCTCGAGGACGTGGGCGCCGTCATCTGCGCGGCGGGCTCCGGCCTGGCGCCCGCCGACCGCAAGCTGTACGCGCTGCGTGACGTGACGGGCACGGTCGAGGCGATCCCGCTCATCGCGAGCTCCATCATGAGCAAGAAGATCGCGGAGGGCACCGGCTCCCTCGTGCTCGACGTCAAGGTCGGGTCGGGCGCGTTCATGAAGGACGTCGAGCGCGCGGGCGAGCTGGCCCGCACGATGGTCGAGCTCGGGACCGACGCGGGGGTGCGGACGGTCGCGCTGCTCACCGACATGTCGGTACCGCTGGGCCTGACGGCCGGCAACGCGCTCGAGGTCCGGGAGTCGGTCGAGGTCCTGGCCGGCGGTGGGCCGCAGGACGTCGTCGAGCTGACCGTCGCGCTCGCGCGCGAGATGCTCGACGCCGCGGGACGCCCCGACGCCGACCCGGCGGCGGCGTTGGCCGACGGACGCGCGATGGACGTGTGGCGCCGCATGATCGCCGCGCAGGGCGGTGACCCGGACGCGGAGCTGCCCGTCGCGCGCGAGCAGGAGCAGGTCCTCGCCGAGCACGACGGGGTCCTGACGGCCCTCGACGCGTACGCCGTCGGCGTCGCGGCCTGGCGCCTGGGCGCCGGGCGTGCGCGCAAGGAGGACCCCGTGCAGGCGGGTGCGGGCGTCGAGATCCACGCCCGTCCCGGTGACCGGGTGCGCGCCGGGCAGCCGCTGCTGACGCTCCACACGGACACTCCTGAGCGGTTCGCGCGTGCGCGCGAGGCACTCGAGGGCGGTGTCGTCGTCGACGCCCACGGTGCGGCGGGAGAGCGCCGTCCCCTGGTGCTCGACCGCGTCGCCGCCCACTGA